Part of the Etheostoma cragini isolate CJK2018 chromosome 8, CSU_Ecrag_1.0, whole genome shotgun sequence genome, CACTAGAATGTTGCCTTCCAGTTTCATTGACATGTTTGCTGATCCCCTGTGCCACCCCCGCTGCTGTCTGACTGCTCACCCGCAACAGGGACAGAACATACGTGAGAGCACAGTGTTGCTGTAATGCCAGTGTGTGTGGCTGCGTCATGCACTTGATATAGGTGTGTGCTTAAGAAGGCAGGACAAAGCCTCCCCCCCTTGTGCATGTACCTTGTCATCTGTTGCACACCTTCGGACCAACTTTGCCTCACTTcccattatactgtatatccagtGTTCTTATCATCCAGCCAGCCCCGGGGCCTGTTTAACTTGCAGTGACATAACATTGACATTTGCTGGGCCGTTTGTGCAAGTTCAGTTAGGCAACGCTTGGGAAATCTTGTAATTCAAGGTGTACAAGATTCCATTCATCATGCAGCATCAGGAGGGAACTTAGAGAGAATTAGTAAACCTGTGATGTCAAAAAGGAGAATATGTGGAAAGTGCGTGGTTAACCGCAGCTGCAGAAACATGAAGTTACCACATTGCCAGAAATTCAAGAATTCTACCTCTTCCTGTCTAcggacagacaaacacacactcagacagacagacatagacagatcgagacagacagacagccagacagCGCTGAAGCCTCTTGCAACAGACCAGCAGAGCAAAATAAAGGTCACGTCATACtatgattttaaaagaaatcatagtatgacatgacttttttgtgctttttgacttactatactgaCGTTTTCCGACATACATTTACTACATATAGTATGTTGACTTTTATTCTGCTTTCGTCAACATActttaatataacaatatttttcaacatcctatactattacttttttcaaaatgggcTATGGCTGTTTATTACTTTGTTTAATAACCTATACTATAGCGTATTACTTATTTagaaatactatactacgactttatCACTTTGTTAGACATAcgttattatactatgacttatattaagcttttgttgacatactacactatgacttatCTAGCTTTTCAATacactatattatgacttatcaatatttttcaacatgctatgacTCACTTTAACAATTATATTACGACGATATATATATCTTTTACATACTATAAGActtaaatttcacttttttgacttaacACATACTTTTTCCACATGCTCTATGACTTATTTTGCTTTTTGCCATACTATGctgactttttaatcttttttcagcattctatgactttttttgacatgctacacaatgacttttgttttgctttttcaacACTGAAATGATAGAATCATCACCAATAGACTTTAATAGTGttatcagtttttctttaataCATTGTTACACTCGATCCTAAGACAGCAGCTGAAGCACAAAGTTAGGGCTTAACCTGGTCCAAGCTTGTCCTGCAGGCAATACcctaaataattcaaataaagaGTTCATCGTACCACTATGTAGGTAAATCAATGTGTTGTGGCTTCCCTCTTTAAGCAGTAAAATATTAGTACCTTTAAAGACCATTGCTGGTAATGTTACAAGAGCAGCTGAATCCAGAAACAGACTCCGTTTTAAAAAACTCAACTTTGAGCTGCAAAGTTAAGTCctctgaaataataaatagaagaAGCAGAATAAAGTGAAACACCTCATAATCTTCAGCATTatccctttttcattttaagacTTTCTGAAAAATTGATTTCAAGTGGTTTTGTCCAGTCTAACAGGTCATTCCTAACCAACTAGAGACAACACGCTGATAAACAGAAATattgttgcattgttgttgttttttaaattttcgcTAGAGGGGGAATGAAAtaggtttttttatttagtcttcAATAAGGCTCAACCCTGTAAAATCCCTTGTAAGGCTTTAGTTACTGCGGCTCTTTTGCTTCTGATGCACAGCGGTAATAAAATTCTAGTCCCACCCTTGTTCTTAATCAGACGACACTGCTAGACATCAATGATCCAAACTTTGATAATGTTGTTTGGTGGCATCCCAAGTCCCTGACCTCCCTCCAGTGGTGTAAGACGTGCACTACAACGCATCGCATCAGAAGGTCACGCTGTGCTGAGTGACTAGATCTCATGGCGGTTGGTTTCCATACACTAAAGGCATATTTCATGAGCCAAATATAGTGTTGGCTCTAACCTCAGGAATCTCACAGATAATTACAGATGATGCAAGGCCATGACATCTTTAAGCAAAACATAACAGCTCATATTGTAGACccagtgttattattattgtgttctATTGAGCAGACCCTggtaaaagtgaaagaaaatcttcacttTTAATCCTAAATTTAAAACTTTACAATACATACCACAGTATATTTCATTCGTTCAATCAAAAAAATTCCgcacctggtgggtgttgaagGACGGTGGAGCCGttctgcagttggtggaaatcaggggttAGTATCGACATGCAACTAGATTTGTGTGGGAACTAAAGGGAGCAAAGGGCTTTAGATGGCACTAAATCCGGCACCGCTCCTCTAAGAGGAGCCTCCGTCATGTTTTTCCGTTTAATGACTTTGAACTGTTAAAGTTCGCTCCAACACTTTAGAAGAAGCGGGCCACTCTGCGAATCTTTCTCATTGTTCACAATAAACACAGGTCCAGGAGCAGCTTAACACACCAATCGGAATCAGTCTCTGCAGTGGTGGTTCTAAGGGAGAGGCGGGGGATAAGGTTGGGCTTCAACACCCCCCTTTGGCACCCCTACCTATAACAAAtatctttaacatttttaatccaGCTTTATCCCCCACGAGAAGGTATTATTCATGTGCAGTGATAAATACAATGGAGGTTAACACTGAATGAGTGTTCTTGTGTGTATTGTTATTTGTGTATTATTAGTCTTTTGTAGAACCAAACCTATGGAAGGTTGGTGGAATGCAACACTCATGCTCTTATTTGGTACCCCTAAAATCACATGTGGCCCCAGCCTGGCCCCTCTATTTGAAATGGCCTAGAACAGCCACCGAGTCTAAGCCTACAGTTTAAATTTTGCGAGGAGGGGTGGGTTCAGACGGGCCTTCTAGGCCTTGAAACAACTTGTTGGTGGGTTCATCCAACTGCTGCCCAACAATAAGAAGCAACTCTTAACAGACATCACTCATTGGAATGTTCGCTGATTTCCAGTTTTAAAAAAGTTGTCAATGTCCTGGACGTGACCGTGTCCCCCACTTCTGGTCCCAGCTACAGTTCAGACTGGACTTCATATGAACAGTCCTGAGGTCCTTGAGTCCAGATTCTGGTGAGCGCGCGTGAGTCCACACGACACGTGTGCGTCCACACGACACGTGTGCCTCCGTATTGGTCAAAGATGAGCGTCCACGTCGTCAGTTCCACGTGCTTTGCTTTCCTCCTCCAGCAGCACAACTGGCAGCCCTGGGTCAGATATTTATGTCCCGGACATCTGTGGGAGTCGTTGAGACGTCCTGCTCCTCACTGATGCTCTTAGTCTCCATGGTAACCGAGTGTTGCGGTTGTTGTGCCTGTCGGAGACTGGTTTCCAGCAGCGACTCAATTTGTTCCTGACAGGCCCTCAGACAgtcctggagagagagagagagagagagagagagacagagacagagagagagagacagagacagagacagagacagagacagagagtgtcAGTGAGTACGGTTTACATCCACACTAATATTCCACTGTTATTCGGCATTTAGAGGTATTTGTTGGACGTGTATACAGCACATTTGGAATATGTATTCATAGAAATGAAACCGGTCAACTATATTTCTATTCATGCAACGGTTTTTGGCTTGTCTCATTtatgtgtgttgctatggttgttGAACACAAACCAGCCAGCCAACTGTTCAAGTGAGTGCAGCTGCAGAAGAGATGCGTGctccaaagaaaagaaacacagctacttttgaACAATATGAAagaagacttggatatcaacaggttttggGATATGTGCAAACATCGCAATGCCGACCTTTTCAAGGAGCTGGTTGAAGGACTGAATTAGGGAGGCTGTGTACGCACGGCTAAAAAAAGGCTGCCACTGGTGGAAAACTTACATAACTACATGTTAACAGGAATATGAGTGGACTATTCATTTTCATAAGCTTGGGAAACAGCTTAGCCAGAATGCTGTCTCTTTCGGAATTAGGGTGAAAACCGGaattttgtgtgcatgtacacataCTCCTTGTGTGTGCTCTAATCATGTCCTGGCCAGATGTACCCACCGGGTCACTCCTGATGATCTGGGCCAGCTGCTCCGTCAGTGTCTTAGACATCATGGCTGTGCCCAGCATTCTCATCTGCAGGCCCCCCACCGCTGCCACCATGCTGCCTGCTGCCACCATGGATGGAGGGCTGGCGATGAATTTAACATCTGCACACCATAACAATGGAACGTCATGTTAATACGGCACGTTTCAAAATAGCAAGTGACAATGAAGAGAATCAAATTACAACTAAAACCTTCAGAACTCAAAGTTCCAGAGTCTAAGATGTGAGGCTAAGTGAGGCTTgtgttaaaaaactgttttttaaggTAGCagtgagaaaattaaatatgacCCTGACGTCCAGTTGGACTAAGTAATAACCCTGTACGGTTTCCCATTGTATGAATAGTagcagtagggctgggcaatatgtcaatattatatcaaaatCGGGATAcaagactagatattgtctaaGATTTTGGAAATCGTAACATGGCTTTAGGGTTGTATTTACCTTGTTTTAAAGGCTCTAATATAGTGAAGTTATGTAACTAACAGACTTGCCTCAAATCTAATAGtgaaattattttgtcaaagcaccaaaagtcagccctacaatatttaaatttagGTTATTGGTCAagaatactttaaaaaaaaacattttttagtgGTGCTTtttatatctactgtatatttaatttgttcaataaaagaatatattttGTAGGTGCCATCAataattgttacattttaaatagattaGATAAATGGAGACACATTTGCAATAACAAAATGAGTGCTGATTGAAGGATGTGTCCGTCCTGCCGTCCTCTAACGTTCCAACTATAAAATAGGAAATTATTCAATTGTCCCATGTGTCCTCATGTTTAATGTGTTACATAACTCTGCTGCAGCCGCTGCTGATGTGTTACACTGCTACAGACTGCTGCAGATTCACTGGCTTTGGGAACGGAGCCCCCCCGTATAAAGAGACAGTCATGTATGTAACATAGTTGCATGCATACCTGTGGCACATAGAGCCACAAAGGTCTGAGCGTGCTTCCTGAGGATGGGCCGGTGCTCTCTCACAACCGGCAGCTGGGACAGGAAGTGCTCGATGAAGTCCAGAGCTGTAACTGAAGCCAGGTCCCACTTCAGCTTGTTTAGAACCACCAGCTCCATTTGCTGtgtggacagagagagggacagaaagacTGTGTCAAGTGGGATCTAAACAGACAGATGCAGCGATTAAGAAAGACTTTCTGTCTGCTTGTGGGCATTTGTGCCTTTACCATGGATTTTAACTTTGTGTTAGGGCTACAAGAAACGGCCCAGAGGTTACCAGAACTATTAAAAGTCACCTTCTGGGGACCATAAAACCCAAACCAATCCGCCCAGTACCTGCTgggtatggggctctggatttGTCAtcttgtgtgttgttgtgattggtggTAGTGTTATCTAATTGTGCACTGTGAGATTTTCAattgcacgcttggtgccgcaaTTAGAAAAAATGTTTCATGATAATAAAGAGTTAGGATAATAAGGAGCTGTAGTTTACTTCAtaggatgtgtgtttgtgtagttaCCTCATCTGGGTCACATAACTGATTTATAAGCAAAAGATGTAGCCTGGATTTCACTCAAAACTTAATAGTGTTTAAAAAcgtaataaatacatatttttaatatttgactGAAATTGAATTTGACAATTATATCTGAGACAGTTACTTGTACAGCCACATTTGGAAGTGTTCCAGCTCCAGGTGCTGATGGGTCTAAATATTATCTTGCAAGAGTTTCCTACCGTGTGGTGCAACACTGTTAAATGGATTAATACCTG contains:
- the LOC117948766 gene encoding G1/S-specific cyclin-D1-like; its protein translation is MDHQLLCCEGDRPAIRRAYRDSNLLNDRVLHALLRAEDKYLPSPNYFKCVQREVAPYMRRIVATWMLEVCEEQKCEEEVFPLAMNYVDRFLSVEPTKKTHLQVLGAACMFLASKLKETIPLTAEKLCIYTDNSITPTQLLQMELVVLNKLKWDLASVTALDFIEHFLSQLPVVREHRPILRKHAQTFVALCATDVKFIASPPSMVAAGSMVAAVGGLQMRMLGTAMMSKTLTEQLAQIIRSDPDCLRACQEQIESLLETSLRQAQQPQHSVTMETKSISEEQDVSTTPTDVRDINI